The proteins below come from a single Deltaproteobacteria bacterium genomic window:
- a CDS encoding esterase, whose product MTMARVSAVWTVVFLCFGVTACAPYCRYRTNYNLLVSPTACLSKDDEKHALQDIPAGRDASYLLGFIEIDDQGQLHDRDQMQAVLDELSTESGTSDLLMVVFVHGWKHSAAPDDGNIKTFRKVLAKLAETESYHKVSGVPARRVAGIYIGWRGGSIPLPLIEDLTFWDRKNTAQKVGTGGVTEIVTRLESVKVTRDSMAGGASDTRLVIVGHSFGGAVVNAALVQILEDRFVRPVGPAANQAEVPGFGNLVVLINPAFEALLFAPLSNMATERGTYPTTQLPVLLELTSEADAATGCAFPIGRWFSTLFEHTSNRKRYNGTTKRDETISEQAANVTALGHFMPYQTHWLYPADKRARGEIKELTVDASVNSLAGTARSWAHDEAGSKILFVEDLSEKKELLVLERTPESAGRNPYLLVRVDERLIKNHNDIADPRVIEFVTQIILLSTQTPKQVEHMRNQASEGSP is encoded by the coding sequence ATGACGATGGCGCGTGTTAGTGCGGTCTGGACAGTTGTCTTCTTGTGTTTCGGCGTTACGGCGTGTGCGCCGTATTGCCGGTATCGAACGAACTACAATCTTTTGGTGAGCCCCACCGCATGCCTTTCGAAGGACGACGAAAAGCACGCGCTGCAGGACATCCCCGCCGGGCGAGACGCCAGCTATCTTCTTGGCTTCATCGAGATCGACGATCAGGGTCAGTTGCACGACCGCGATCAGATGCAAGCGGTGCTCGACGAGTTGTCGACAGAGAGCGGCACCAGCGACCTGCTGATGGTCGTCTTCGTGCACGGCTGGAAGCACAGCGCCGCACCCGATGACGGTAACATCAAGACCTTTCGCAAGGTCCTCGCCAAGCTGGCCGAGACCGAGTCGTACCATAAGGTCAGCGGGGTACCCGCACGCCGCGTCGCCGGCATCTACATCGGCTGGCGCGGCGGCTCGATACCGTTGCCGCTCATCGAGGACCTGACCTTCTGGGATCGTAAGAACACCGCCCAGAAGGTCGGAACCGGCGGCGTCACCGAGATTGTGACGCGACTCGAATCGGTGAAAGTGACGAGAGACAGCATGGCCGGTGGCGCGAGTGACACGCGCTTGGTCATCGTCGGGCACAGCTTCGGCGGAGCGGTGGTCAATGCCGCGCTGGTGCAAATTCTCGAAGATCGCTTCGTCCGCCCGGTCGGTCCTGCCGCGAATCAAGCTGAAGTCCCGGGCTTTGGCAATCTCGTCGTCCTGATCAATCCCGCCTTCGAAGCATTGCTGTTTGCGCCGCTGAGCAACATGGCGACGGAGCGGGGGACATATCCGACCACCCAACTGCCCGTCCTTCTAGAGTTGACCTCCGAAGCGGATGCGGCAACCGGCTGCGCGTTTCCGATCGGACGCTGGTTTTCAACCCTCTTCGAGCACACGAGTAATCGCAAACGATACAACGGCACGACCAAGCGCGACGAGACCATCAGTGAACAGGCGGCCAACGTGACGGCACTGGGACATTTCATGCCGTATCAGACGCACTGGCTTTATCCGGCCGACAAACGTGCGCGCGGAGAGATCAAGGAGCTGACTGTCGACGCCAGCGTGAACTCGCTTGCGGGAACGGCTCGCAGCTGGGCTCACGATGAGGCGGGGAGCAAGATTCTGTTCGTGGAGGATTTGTCGGAAAAGAAGGAATTGCTGGTCCTCGAGCGTACCCCGGAGTCCGCCGGCAGGAACCCCTACCTGCTGGTGCGGGTCGACGAGCGTCTGATCAAGAACCACAACGACATCGCCGATCCGCGCGTGATCGAGTTCGTCACACAGATCATCTTGCTTTCGACTCAGACGCCGAAACAAGTGGAGCACATGCGAAACCAAGCGTCCGAAGGTTCGCCGTAA
- a CDS encoding MOSC domain-containing protein: MQGRVIAVGSSPTHSFSKSVVSQITLLAGLGIEGDAHCGVTVKHRSRVAQDPTQPNLRQVHLIHSELFEELKQRGFAVAPGQLGENITTRGVDLLALPVGSALHIGPSAIVVLTGLRNPCIQLDHFQSGLMSAVLDRAVDGTLMRKAGVMGIVVASGTVHLGAPVNVRLPAEPHRTLERV; this comes from the coding sequence ATGCAAGGTCGCGTCATCGCGGTTGGTTCGAGTCCTACTCACTCCTTCTCCAAGAGCGTGGTCTCGCAGATCACGCTGCTTGCTGGTCTCGGGATCGAGGGCGACGCGCATTGCGGAGTCACCGTCAAGCACCGGTCTCGTGTTGCCCAGGATCCAACCCAACCGAACCTGCGCCAAGTCCATCTCATCCATAGCGAGCTCTTCGAGGAACTGAAGCAGAGGGGCTTTGCAGTCGCACCCGGGCAGCTCGGCGAGAACATCACCACACGTGGCGTGGACTTGCTGGCGTTGCCCGTTGGCTCGGCGCTTCACATTGGCCCCTCCGCGATCGTCGTACTCACAGGCCTGCGCAATCCATGCATTCAGCTCGACCACTTCCAATCTGGGCTGATGTCCGCCGTACTGGATCGCGCTGTCGATGGAACGCTCATGCGCAAAGCCGGCGTCATGGGTATTGTTGTGGCAAGCGGCACGGTGCACCTCGGTGCGCCGGTTAACGTCAGACTACCGGCTGAGCCGCACAGAACTCTTGAGCGCGTGTAG
- a CDS encoding phosphotransferase — translation MTVAEEETLLRGGRTTAEVVRIGDTVRRPMSSQSAFVHSLLGHLEGRGFAGAPRFLGVDSSGREILSYLPGEVPNELGEFTRSQLVSAALLLRELHDATTDYQLREGCEVVCHGDASPCNCVFVDGRPVAFIDFDAARPGRRRDDVGYAAWLWLDIGRSNLAPHSQGRRIAEFFLAYGAIEVADSLPAVLDAQTELSRRPNTPSATKRWAQRCRAWVEQHLAELTRAVNAPTV, via the coding sequence ATGACCGTGGCCGAAGAAGAGACACTGCTGAGGGGTGGACGGACGACTGCCGAAGTCGTCCGGATCGGAGACACCGTGCGCCGTCCGATGAGTTCGCAGTCGGCGTTCGTCCATTCCCTGCTCGGCCACTTGGAGGGGAGGGGTTTTGCGGGTGCGCCGCGCTTTCTAGGCGTTGATTCTTCGGGCCGCGAGATCCTTTCCTATCTGCCGGGGGAGGTTCCCAATGAGCTCGGAGAATTTACGCGGTCACAGCTCGTCAGCGCCGCGCTCCTTTTGCGTGAACTGCATGACGCCACTACCGACTATCAGTTGAGGGAGGGGTGCGAAGTCGTTTGTCACGGTGACGCGAGTCCATGCAACTGCGTCTTCGTTGATGGGCGACCGGTTGCCTTCATCGATTTCGATGCGGCTCGTCCGGGTCGTCGCCGTGACGACGTGGGGTACGCAGCTTGGTTGTGGCTCGATATCGGAAGGTCAAACTTGGCGCCGCACTCGCAAGGGAGGCGCATCGCGGAGTTCTTTCTCGCGTACGGCGCGATTGAAGTTGCGGACTCCTTGCCGGCCGTGCTCGACGCCCAAACAGAACTGTCTCGGCGACCCAACACACCGTCGGCAACGAAGCGATGGGCGCAGAGGTGTCGAGCATGGGTGGAACAACATCTTGCCGAGTTGACGCGAGCAGTGAATGCACCCACGGTCTAA
- a CDS encoding ABC transporter permease, whose translation MSALLLPVYTLWRREIVRFVRQRSRVTGALMQPLVFWLLLGGGLNASFRPAGAPEGTSYVAYFYPGTLALVLLFTAIFATISTVEDRREGFLQGVLVAPVPRWAIVLGQAFGGTTLAVGQGVLLLALAPLIGIPLSLVSVLASVAVMLIVSLSLTCLGLIIAWRMESTQGFHAIMNLILIPIWLLSGAFFPASGAPAPLSWLMQLNPLTYGMAALRRCLYWSNAAAVGAVPTMIPSLLITVLFCAVTLWGATRMARRAAT comes from the coding sequence ATGAGCGCTCTGCTGCTACCCGTCTACACGCTGTGGCGTCGCGAGATCGTGCGCTTCGTGCGGCAGCGCAGTCGCGTCACCGGCGCGTTGATGCAGCCGCTGGTGTTCTGGTTGCTGCTTGGTGGCGGACTCAATGCGTCGTTCCGTCCCGCCGGCGCACCGGAGGGCACCAGCTACGTCGCCTACTTCTATCCCGGAACGCTCGCGCTGGTGCTGCTCTTCACGGCAATCTTCGCGACCATCTCGACCGTAGAAGACCGCCGCGAAGGATTTCTCCAAGGGGTGCTTGTCGCGCCGGTACCGCGGTGGGCGATCGTACTTGGCCAAGCGTTCGGTGGCACCACGCTCGCGGTGGGGCAAGGCGTGTTGCTGCTCGCCCTGGCGCCACTGATCGGAATTCCGCTGTCGCTCGTGTCGGTCCTCGCCAGCGTTGCGGTGATGCTGATCGTGTCGCTCAGCCTGACCTGTCTCGGGCTGATCATTGCCTGGCGGATGGAGTCGACGCAGGGGTTTCACGCGATCATGAATCTGATTCTGATTCCGATCTGGCTGCTATCGGGCGCGTTCTTTCCGGCGAGTGGCGCCCCTGCCCCACTGAGTTGGTTGATGCAACTCAATCCGCTTACCTACGGCATGGCCGCACTGCGTCGCTGTCTGTACTGGAGCAACGCGGCCGCGGTCGGTGCCGTACCGACGATGATCCCGTCGCTGCTGATCACTGTCCTCTTCTGCGCCGTCACGCTCTGGGGCGCCACCCGCATGGCCCGCCGCGCCGCAACGTGA
- a CDS encoding ATP-binding cassette domain-containing protein translates to MPVVAIEVEHLRHVYGERVALDDVSFSVAAGEIFALLGPNGGGKTTLFKILSTLMPACEGRARLFGDDVAQAPDAARRHLGVVFQHPSLDGKLTVMENLFAHGHLYGMSGATLRQRADVLLQRLGLAERARDYVDTLSGGLQRRTELAKALLHRPRLLLLDEPSTGLDPGARRDFTQYLRQLRDQDGVTIVLTTHYMEEAERGDRIAILHQGKLVSVGAPAELKNEVGGDVVVMQSANAEGLRRKIRERFGCEATLIDGTLRVERPRGHEFVRDVVEAFPSDVTLVTYGKPTLEDVFIHRTGHRFWADGGADA, encoded by the coding sequence ATGCCTGTCGTTGCAATCGAAGTTGAGCACTTGCGCCATGTCTACGGCGAGCGCGTCGCACTCGATGATGTGAGCTTCTCCGTTGCCGCAGGTGAAATCTTTGCCCTGCTCGGCCCAAACGGGGGCGGCAAGACCACGCTGTTCAAGATTCTCTCGACATTGATGCCTGCGTGTGAGGGCCGCGCACGGCTGTTCGGCGATGACGTAGCGCAAGCGCCGGACGCCGCGCGGCGTCACCTTGGCGTCGTGTTCCAACACCCGAGTCTCGACGGCAAGCTCACTGTGATGGAGAACTTGTTCGCGCACGGGCATCTGTATGGAATGAGCGGCGCGACCTTGCGCCAGCGCGCCGACGTGCTGTTGCAGCGCCTCGGCCTAGCGGAGCGCGCGCGCGACTATGTCGACACGTTGTCAGGCGGTTTACAGCGTCGCACCGAACTGGCGAAGGCGTTGCTGCATCGGCCGCGTTTGCTGCTGCTCGACGAGCCCAGCACCGGACTTGATCCCGGTGCGCGCCGCGACTTCACCCAGTACTTGCGACAACTCCGCGACCAGGATGGCGTGACTATCGTGCTGACGACGCACTACATGGAAGAAGCGGAGCGCGGCGATCGCATCGCGATCCTGCACCAAGGCAAGTTGGTGAGCGTCGGCGCGCCGGCAGAGCTGAAGAACGAAGTCGGCGGCGACGTGGTGGTGATGCAGTCGGCGAACGCCGAAGGGCTGCGCCGCAAGATTCGCGAGCGCTTTGGCTGCGAGGCGACGTTGATCGACGGAACCTTGCGAGTGGAACGGCCGCGCGGTCACGAGTTCGTGCGCGATGTCGTCGAGGCCTTTCCATCCGACGTGACGTTGGTGACCTACGGCAAGCCGACGCTGGAAGACGTGTTCATTCATCGGACGGGGCATCGCTTCTGGGCCGACGGCGGAGCCGACGCATGA
- a CDS encoding DUF983 domain-containing protein: MHETCGSCALKFEREPGYFIGAIYINYAATAVLSIAGFFLLDAYTSISLNSQLVLWSAFCIGFPLWFFRYSKSLWLAIDFLFSPEPPSLHVIHRRAV; the protein is encoded by the coding sequence ATGCACGAGACCTGCGGCAGTTGCGCCCTCAAGTTCGAACGCGAACCGGGCTACTTCATCGGGGCGATTTACATCAACTACGCGGCGACGGCGGTGTTGAGTATCGCAGGCTTCTTCCTGCTCGATGCCTACACCAGCATCTCCCTCAACAGTCAGCTCGTGCTGTGGTCGGCATTCTGCATCGGTTTCCCGCTGTGGTTCTTCCGCTATTCGAAGAGTCTATGGTTGGCGATCGATTTCCTGTTCAGCCCCGAGCCGCCGTCGTTGCACGTCATTCACCGGCGTGCCGTCTGA
- a CDS encoding HAMP domain-containing histidine kinase yields the protein MDLRFEADALSGADHAALQELAERLWETRGEIGAEWAHRLVAIVPDQVGAEISVDDLARLNERFLSLVLEQIQLGDWDGLYSAFYQLNRQLIEVDLERAPATRVSLAGLYTSARISLAVISERLGDNSERLVLAYAKLTAQLMMLVGRAYSDAREEYLQRTFERVTTVSHELRAPLAHLFGYLELLRAGEFGAVTGEQERVLTDLIRETDELHWLLTGMLDLSRLDAGRVTVRVERIDLAALLDEVVQGVPHPDVTIACSTAPDLPPLRSDRVKLKQILGNILRNSVRHGGGASVRLAVGMPQPGSLEIVVRDYGPGIAPEDLQAIFDLLDRGHAATLAPDGYGIGLHVVRRLTALLGGTITVESTPGEGACFRLTLPQTASSGASA from the coding sequence ATGGATCTCAGATTCGAAGCTGACGCGTTGTCCGGTGCCGACCACGCAGCGTTGCAGGAGTTGGCGGAACGCCTCTGGGAGACCCGCGGCGAGATCGGCGCTGAGTGGGCGCACCGACTCGTTGCCATCGTTCCCGATCAAGTCGGTGCGGAGATTTCAGTTGACGATCTCGCACGCCTCAACGAGCGCTTTCTATCGCTGGTGCTCGAACAGATTCAACTCGGCGATTGGGACGGCCTCTACTCGGCCTTCTATCAACTCAATCGGCAATTGATTGAGGTCGACCTCGAGCGCGCCCCGGCAACCCGCGTCTCGTTAGCGGGCTTGTACACTTCGGCGCGCATCAGTCTGGCTGTCATCAGCGAGCGGCTCGGCGATAACAGTGAACGGCTCGTGCTCGCCTACGCCAAGTTGACCGCGCAGCTCATGATGTTGGTCGGCCGCGCCTACAGTGACGCGCGCGAGGAGTATCTGCAGCGCACGTTCGAGCGGGTCACTACCGTGTCGCACGAGCTGCGTGCGCCCTTGGCGCACTTGTTCGGTTACCTGGAGTTGCTACGGGCGGGAGAGTTCGGGGCGGTCACCGGTGAACAGGAGCGCGTGCTGACCGATCTGATTCGCGAGACCGACGAACTGCACTGGCTGTTGACGGGGATGCTCGATCTGTCGCGTCTCGACGCCGGTCGCGTCACGGTTCGAGTTGAACGGATCGATCTCGCGGCCCTACTCGATGAGGTCGTGCAGGGCGTTCCGCACCCCGATGTCACAATTGCCTGCAGTACGGCGCCTGATCTTCCTCCGCTGCGCAGCGATCGCGTGAAGCTCAAGCAAATCCTCGGCAACATCCTGCGCAACTCGGTTCGACACGGTGGCGGTGCGAGCGTTCGGCTGGCGGTCGGCATGCCGCAACCCGGCAGTCTCGAGATCGTCGTGCGCGACTACGGTCCCGGCATCGCCCCGGAAGACCTGCAGGCGATCTTCGATCTACTCGATCGCGGTCACGCCGCTACCCTTGCGCCCGATGGGTACGGCATCGGCCTCCACGTCGTACGCCGGTTGACCGCGTTGCTGGGCGGCACCATCACTGTCGAGAGCACCCCCGGCGAGGGCGCCTGCTTCCGCCTGACGCTGCCGCAGACCGCGTCCTCTGGCGCATCAGCGTAG
- a CDS encoding response regulator transcription factor has product MKPIRILIVDDDARFLTFLSRTLKRAGFEVVTASDGCEVPELIARVAIDVLVLDLQMPGMNGFEVLRSLREALPTQLRGGGQRPKVIVVSGRDEEDTSDFARHLGADAYLTKPLAGVQLVSAVRGVLAN; this is encoded by the coding sequence ATGAAACCGATTCGGATCCTGATTGTCGACGACGACGCCCGCTTTCTAACATTCCTCAGTCGCACGCTCAAACGCGCGGGCTTTGAGGTGGTGACGGCGAGCGATGGATGTGAAGTACCCGAACTGATCGCGCGCGTCGCGATCGACGTTCTGGTGTTGGACCTGCAAATGCCCGGCATGAATGGCTTTGAAGTGCTGCGCAGCTTGCGCGAGGCATTGCCGACGCAACTGCGTGGCGGCGGTCAGCGCCCGAAGGTGATCGTGGTCAGCGGTCGCGACGAAGAGGATACGTCGGACTTCGCCCGCCACCTCGGAGCAGATGCCTACCTGACCAAGCCGTTGGCTGGCGTTCAGCTGGTCAGTGCGGTGCGCGGCGTACTGGCGAACTGA
- a CDS encoding PQQ-dependent sugar dehydrogenase, translating to MMMFGSAPREAFATWNVGNTSQAGQWTIYGRTGDGAGLGLPVASGDLNGDGKRDVILTPMNADSGPGRTRSRAGEAALVLSSGSIAGELDLATLNPASLPSNVTLIYGADALDFLGTEVFSGDLNGDGFDDVLLGAQQGDGAGNGRAGSGEVAIVWGSASIGGRVIDLGALAQDDPVTMIYGAAAGDRLGVWVSAGDFDGDGVADAVLGADQGNGPSGLRPHAGHTYVVYGGTALRAATSVDLAMPAVTVTTVYGIDPEDHSGCTVRAADLNGDGAAELLIGAGLNRLSASVDGAGNGSGHAIAGGDGPTNMRSNAGEAYIVYGQTSTRPATIDLASPPASTVFIYGVDAGDSYGEEIGAGNFAGHTDGYRDLLVGALTADGPSNLRNNAGEVALIVGGASLAGSVIDLASPPSNVTFFYGANAVDIAGDTAMFADIDQDGKDDLIISSPLADPGSRTNAGSIAIFFGTSSALPASVDLASPPVGLTPFIIEGNSVGDILAYSGAKGDVDGDGYPDLIFNGMGADGFNDLLNGAGDVYVLSGRKLSQAAGRLPADTPTITPTEATPTPGDTPTRTESPTITQTPTITRTVTITRTVTITRTRTRRPTITRTPTITRTPTRTLRPTATRTRTRTRTITRTPTITPTPTITPTPTIPPTPTITRTVTKTRTRTRTRTPTVTPTPSNTPRPTATITTTRTRTRTRTKTPTITATPTKTGTRTRTGTRTRTETPTATSTSTPTPPPICGNGVAEGLEQCDDGNLIDGDGCSSTCTVEAGGSLCTGVPTHSGTSLHTELVAAGLSSPLFVTAPPGDVGRIFIVQQTGEIRIVKLGVLLGGNFIDLSGKVACCGEQGLLSLAFHPQYASNGRFYVDYTDTSGNTVVSWFQVSADPDVALTTEHVILTQAQPFSNHNGGQLQFGTDGFLYIGFGDGGSGGDPLGNGQKTSTWLGKILRVDVNGTSTYNIPPSNPFVGAGNPLDEIWARGVRNPWRFSFDRGTGDLYVGDVGQDAFEEVDFQPHTSAGGENYGWNIMEGTHCFSPSSGCNQTGLTLPVLDYSHGFGCAVTGGYVYRGCALPDVRGRYFYSDFCTAFVKSFVINGGTVTDQRDHTVELAPGNGLSIDSISSYGEDARGEVYICDLGGEVFKIVAGP from the coding sequence GTGATGATGTTCGGAAGCGCGCCGCGCGAGGCGTTTGCGACCTGGAACGTCGGCAACACGTCGCAGGCGGGACAGTGGACGATCTATGGACGCACCGGCGATGGCGCCGGACTCGGCTTGCCGGTGGCCAGCGGCGACCTCAACGGTGACGGCAAGCGCGATGTCATCCTGACACCGATGAACGCCGACAGCGGTCCCGGCCGCACTCGCAGCCGTGCCGGTGAGGCGGCGCTAGTCCTCAGCTCAGGCTCGATCGCTGGCGAGCTGGATTTGGCGACGCTCAATCCTGCGAGTCTGCCCAGCAATGTGACGTTGATCTACGGCGCCGACGCGCTCGACTTCCTCGGTACGGAAGTATTTTCCGGCGATCTCAACGGTGACGGCTTCGACGATGTGCTTCTCGGGGCGCAGCAGGGCGACGGCGCCGGCAACGGGCGCGCGGGTTCGGGCGAAGTGGCCATTGTGTGGGGTAGCGCATCTATTGGCGGCCGCGTGATCGACTTGGGAGCGCTCGCTCAAGACGATCCAGTAACGATGATCTACGGCGCCGCCGCCGGTGATCGTCTCGGAGTGTGGGTCAGTGCGGGGGACTTCGACGGCGACGGCGTCGCCGACGCCGTGTTGGGCGCGGATCAAGGCAATGGCCCGAGCGGCCTGCGTCCGCATGCGGGACACACCTATGTCGTCTACGGAGGGACTGCGCTGCGGGCAGCGACGAGCGTCGACTTGGCGATGCCTGCCGTGACGGTCACCACTGTTTATGGGATCGATCCCGAGGACCACAGCGGCTGCACAGTGCGCGCCGCGGATTTGAACGGCGACGGCGCCGCGGAGTTGCTGATCGGTGCGGGATTGAATCGACTCTCGGCGTCGGTCGATGGCGCCGGCAACGGGAGCGGCCATGCGATTGCGGGTGGCGATGGGCCGACCAACATGCGTTCCAATGCGGGCGAGGCGTACATAGTCTACGGACAGACGAGCACGCGCCCGGCCACCATTGATCTCGCGTCGCCGCCAGCGAGCACGGTGTTCATCTACGGCGTCGATGCTGGCGATTCGTATGGCGAAGAGATTGGCGCCGGCAACTTCGCGGGCCACACCGATGGTTACCGCGATCTGCTGGTCGGTGCGCTCACTGCTGACGGCCCAAGCAACTTGCGGAACAACGCCGGCGAGGTTGCGCTGATCGTCGGCGGCGCAAGCCTCGCCGGCAGTGTGATCGATTTGGCCAGCCCGCCGTCGAACGTGACCTTCTTCTACGGTGCAAACGCGGTCGACATCGCGGGCGATACGGCGATGTTTGCCGACATCGACCAGGACGGCAAAGACGATCTCATCATCAGCAGTCCGCTCGCCGACCCTGGCAGTCGCACCAATGCCGGGTCGATCGCCATATTCTTCGGCACCAGCAGCGCGCTACCTGCGAGCGTCGATCTGGCGAGCCCACCGGTCGGCCTGACGCCGTTCATCATCGAAGGCAACAGCGTCGGCGATATCCTCGCATACAGCGGCGCCAAGGGTGATGTTGATGGCGACGGGTATCCGGACTTGATCTTCAACGGCATGGGCGCCGATGGCTTCAACGATCTGCTCAACGGGGCCGGCGATGTCTACGTGCTGAGCGGCCGCAAGCTGAGTCAGGCGGCAGGCCGCCTTCCGGCCGATACGCCGACGATTACGCCAACCGAAGCGACTCCGACCCCGGGTGACACGCCGACGCGGACTGAATCGCCAACCATCACGCAAACCCCGACCATCACCCGCACGGTCACCATCACCCGCACAGTGACGATCACGCGCACGCGTACGCGGCGACCCACGATCACGCGTACCCCGACGATTACACGCACGCCCACGCGTACTCTTCGGCCGACCGCCACGCGGACGCGCACGCGGACGCGCACGATCACGCGTACACCCACGATCACGCCCACGCCCACGATCACGCCGACGCCGACCATCCCCCCGACGCCGACCATCACGCGGACGGTGACCAAGACGCGGACCCGCACGCGCACGCGCACCCCGACCGTCACGCCAACCCCTAGCAATACGCCGCGGCCGACCGCGACGATCACGACCACGCGCACGCGGACTCGCACGCGGACCAAGACACCGACGATTACGGCGACGCCCACGAAGACGGGGACCCGCACGCGCACGGGGACGCGGACACGAACCGAAACGCCGACCGCCACGTCCACCAGCACGCCAACACCGCCGCCGATTTGCGGCAATGGTGTGGCCGAAGGCCTCGAGCAGTGCGACGATGGCAATCTCATCGACGGCGATGGCTGCAGCTCGACTTGTACGGTCGAGGCCGGCGGAAGTTTGTGTACCGGGGTTCCGACCCACAGCGGGACTAGTCTACACACGGAGCTGGTGGCTGCGGGTCTATCGAGCCCGCTGTTCGTCACCGCGCCGCCGGGCGATGTGGGTCGCATCTTCATCGTCCAGCAAACCGGCGAGATTCGGATCGTGAAACTCGGCGTACTGCTCGGTGGCAACTTCATCGACCTGAGCGGCAAAGTGGCCTGCTGTGGCGAGCAGGGTCTGCTCAGCCTGGCCTTCCACCCGCAGTACGCCAGCAACGGCCGTTTCTACGTCGACTACACCGATACCAGCGGCAATACGGTCGTGTCGTGGTTCCAAGTATCAGCCGATCCCGATGTCGCCCTGACCACTGAACACGTGATCCTCACGCAGGCCCAACCGTTCTCGAATCACAATGGCGGGCAGTTGCAATTCGGAACCGATGGCTTCCTGTACATCGGGTTCGGCGACGGCGGCTCCGGCGGCGATCCCCTCGGCAACGGACAGAAGACGTCCACCTGGCTCGGCAAGATTCTGCGCGTCGACGTGAACGGCACTTCGACGTACAACATCCCACCGTCGAATCCGTTTGTCGGTGCCGGCAACCCGCTCGATGAAATCTGGGCGCGCGGTGTGCGCAACCCGTGGCGCTTCAGCTTCGACCGCGGCACCGGTGATCTGTACGTCGGCGACGTCGGCCAGGACGCCTTCGAAGAAGTCGACTTCCAACCGCACACGAGCGCTGGTGGTGAGAACTACGGCTGGAACATCATGGAAGGCACGCACTGTTTCAGCCCGTCGTCGGGCTGCAACCAGACCGGGCTGACGCTGCCGGTGCTCGACTACTCGCACGGCTTCGGCTGCGCAGTCACCGGTGGCTACGTCTATCGCGGCTGCGCGCTGCCGGACGTGCGCGGGCGCTATTTCTACAGTGACTTCTGCACCGCGTTCGTTAAGAGTTTCGTGATCAACGGCGGGACGGTTACCGACCAGCGCGACCACACCGTGGAGCTGGCGCCGGGCAACGGTCTCTCGATCGACTCGATTTCGTCGTATGGTGAGGACGCGCGCGGAGAGGTCTACATCTGCGACCTCGGCGGCGAAGTGTTCAAGATCGTCGCTGGTCCGTGA